In Microbacterium enclense, one genomic interval encodes:
- a CDS encoding ATP-binding cassette domain-containing protein — protein sequence MPRTLDTDVAIRADDLSLARGGVRVIDGITLTLTFGHSLIVKGATGSGKTSLVSMLAGRPDEGLSVVGGDARVHGISARRPGRAIREWTFHTGYLPQGAGASLPSRLTVQDVIAEPITARDRRVNSRALAVRVATLLDEMELPLGAAPKYPYELSAGMRQRVALARAFVLEPRLFVADDLYANLDVEVRAAARAAIVRRRDGHGMASLVVTNDADAPRDLDADVLVLHGGHAVAYGHGSEELQWTPGGAPDGRVSTA from the coding sequence ATGCCTCGGACCCTCGACACCGATGTCGCCATCCGCGCCGACGATCTCTCGCTCGCCCGAGGCGGCGTCCGCGTGATCGACGGGATCACCCTGACGTTGACCTTCGGACACTCGCTGATCGTCAAGGGCGCGACAGGATCGGGGAAGACCTCGCTCGTCTCGATGCTGGCGGGCCGCCCCGATGAGGGCCTGAGCGTAGTGGGGGGTGACGCGCGCGTGCACGGCATCTCAGCCCGGCGACCGGGGAGAGCGATACGCGAGTGGACGTTCCACACGGGGTACCTTCCGCAAGGTGCCGGTGCGTCGTTACCCTCGCGGTTGACCGTGCAGGACGTGATCGCTGAACCGATCACGGCTCGTGACCGGCGCGTCAACAGCCGGGCACTGGCGGTGCGCGTGGCCACCCTCCTCGACGAGATGGAGTTGCCCCTCGGAGCGGCTCCGAAGTACCCGTACGAGCTCAGTGCCGGCATGCGTCAGCGCGTGGCCCTGGCCCGGGCGTTCGTGCTCGAGCCTCGCCTGTTCGTCGCGGACGACCTGTACGCCAACCTCGATGTCGAGGTCCGCGCGGCAGCGCGCGCAGCGATCGTGCGGCGCCGCGACGGACACGGGATGGCCTCGCTCGTCGTGACGAACGACGCCGACGCGCCCCGAGATCTCGACGCCGACGTTCTCGTTCTGCACGGGGGTCATGCCGTGGCCTACGGCCATGGTTCGGAGGAGCTGCAGTGGACCCCCGGCGGCGCGCCCGACGGTCGCGTTTCGACCGCCTGA